In Alkaliphilus flagellatus, one DNA window encodes the following:
- a CDS encoding TIGR01212 family radical SAM protein (This family includes YhcC from E. coli K-12, an uncharacterized radical SAM protein.) produces the protein MEKNQLLYRTYSQYLIEKYGEKVYKLSVNLPLTCPNRDGKLSKGGCTFCAEVGTGFESLSNCFSVQEQLTKTRDHIKKKYKANKYIAYFQNFSNTYMPIDVFKVYIEEAVMEGIVEIAISTRPDCIEEEYLKFLKELGKRTGIEISFELGLQTVNYHTLNKINRGHTLGEFIDAVLTIKEYGFDICTHLILNLPWDNMDDVIENAKVISALNVEQVKLHALYIMENTTMGTEYKRGEIELISVEEYKERVITFLEHLSPEIVVQRLIGRAPEENSLFVNWNTSWWKIRDEIHDEMIIEERYQGKKANYLGGKALK, from the coding sequence ATGGAAAAAAATCAACTTTTATATAGAACCTACTCACAATACTTAATAGAGAAGTATGGTGAAAAGGTGTACAAGCTTTCAGTTAATTTACCATTAACATGCCCAAATCGTGATGGGAAACTAAGTAAAGGTGGTTGTACATTTTGTGCTGAGGTAGGCACTGGATTCGAAAGTTTATCAAATTGCTTTTCAGTTCAAGAACAATTGACAAAAACTAGGGATCATATAAAGAAAAAATATAAAGCAAACAAGTACATTGCCTACTTTCAAAATTTTTCAAATACATATATGCCTATAGATGTTTTTAAAGTATATATTGAAGAAGCGGTGATGGAGGGAATTGTCGAAATTGCTATTTCAACCAGGCCAGATTGTATAGAGGAAGAATATTTAAAGTTTTTAAAGGAATTAGGGAAAAGGACAGGAATTGAAATATCATTTGAACTAGGACTTCAAACTGTTAATTATCACACACTAAATAAAATAAATAGAGGCCATACTCTAGGTGAATTTATTGATGCTGTATTAACTATAAAAGAATATGGGTTTGATATATGTACTCACTTAATACTTAACTTACCGTGGGATAACATGGATGATGTAATTGAGAATGCAAAAGTTATTTCTGCACTTAATGTTGAACAAGTAAAGTTACATGCTTTATATATAATGGAAAATACAACAATGGGAACAGAATACAAAAGAGGAGAAATAGAACTTATTTCAGTTGAAGAATATAAAGAGAGGGTTATTACATTTTTAGAACATTTATCTCCTGAAATCGTTGTTCAGCGGTTAATAGGTAGAGCACCAGAGGAGAATAGTTTATTTGTTAATTGGAATACGAGCTGGTGGAAAATTCGCGATGAAATTCATGATGAAATGATTATAGAAGAAAGATATCAAGGGAAGAAAGCAAATTATTTAGGTGGAAAAGCACTAAAATAA
- a CDS encoding ABC transporter permease gives MLKLIRLELRRNKLTGYKVASGCIFLGILALCFLFAFMPAIVESQGDILSAKELAMFSGWNNLIAMMSTISMTSFAVLSTVMHARFIVTEYTGKRAILLFSYPIKRSRILWAKCSLVFWFTTGMMFLCNLAAITLFGICSNLFQILSEPFTITTFTYLLTTTLILSLLSGAIGLIALRIGFWKKSVPITIVSAVILASPCSQLFSFFLDSSITVMLATMLLLLTIGFVIFLGLTRMVNRMEVL, from the coding sequence ATGTTGAAATTAATTCGATTAGAACTGCGAAGAAATAAATTGACAGGATACAAAGTAGCCAGCGGATGTATTTTTCTTGGGATTTTGGCCTTATGCTTTCTCTTTGCCTTTATGCCTGCCATTGTAGAATCGCAAGGGGATATTCTCTCAGCAAAGGAGCTTGCCATGTTCTCAGGCTGGAATAATCTGATTGCAATGATGTCCACCATTTCAATGACTTCCTTCGCGGTGCTCTCTACGGTAATGCACGCCCGATTTATTGTAACCGAATACACAGGCAAACGAGCTATTTTGCTTTTTTCTTATCCCATAAAGCGTAGTCGCATATTGTGGGCAAAATGCAGTCTTGTATTTTGGTTTACGACTGGCATGATGTTTCTGTGTAATTTGGCGGCAATCACGTTGTTTGGTATCTGCTCCAATCTGTTTCAAATTCTTTCAGAGCCGTTTACGATTACGACCTTTACCTATCTGCTCACTACAACGTTGATTCTCTCATTATTATCGGGAGCCATTGGTTTGATAGCCTTGCGAATTGGTTTTTGGAAGAAATCCGTTCCGATTACTATTGTATCTGCAGTTATATTGGCAAGCCCTTGTTCACAGCTGTTCTCATTTTTTCTAGATAGCTCTATTACCGTTATGCTTGCAACCATGTTACTGCTATTGACCATCGGCTTTGTGATCTTTTTAGGTCTGACAAGAATGGTAAACCGCATGGAGGTGCTATAA
- a CDS encoding hydroxymethylglutaryl-CoA lyase, which translates to MNIPKNVEIIEVCPRDGFQNVKDFIKTEDKIEIIKKLVDVGYKKIEITSFVNPKWIPQMVDAADVVAEIKNYTRGKDVGLMGLIPNKRGAANAECTGIDWISYVVSVSEKHNMANVNRTVEQSMAEFEEIVGDKKGMKVRLGIATALGCPFGEEIKTEKIISMAEKGLKLGADSILIADTVGLGNPVLVDRVLGEMKKYIDMDKICMHLHDTRGLSLAHTLVAMNHGVKVFESAAGGLGGCPFAPGASGNCATEDLANMLMGMGVDINLNIEELNKAVDLIKQKVNSPIVSHMNSLCKK; encoded by the coding sequence ATGAATATTCCTAAAAATGTTGAAATAATTGAAGTTTGCCCAAGGGATGGGTTTCAAAATGTGAAGGATTTTATTAAAACCGAAGATAAAATTGAAATTATTAAAAAGCTAGTTGATGTTGGATATAAAAAAATAGAAATTACATCTTTTGTAAATCCTAAATGGATACCTCAAATGGTTGACGCTGCTGATGTAGTTGCAGAAATAAAAAATTATACTAGAGGTAAAGATGTAGGACTAATGGGATTGATTCCGAATAAAAGAGGAGCTGCAAATGCTGAATGCACTGGTATTGATTGGATTTCATATGTTGTATCTGTAAGTGAAAAACATAATATGGCAAATGTAAATAGAACTGTAGAACAATCTATGGCAGAATTTGAAGAAATTGTAGGAGATAAAAAGGGAATGAAAGTAAGACTGGGTATTGCAACGGCCTTAGGGTGTCCTTTTGGAGAAGAAATAAAAACAGAAAAAATAATAAGTATGGCTGAAAAAGGATTAAAGCTAGGGGCAGATAGTATATTAATAGCAGATACTGTTGGCTTAGGAAATCCAGTTTTAGTGGATAGAGTACTAGGTGAAATGAAAAAGTATATTGATATGGACAAAATATGTATGCATTTACATGATACTAGAGGTTTGAGTCTAGCCCATACACTTGTTGCCATGAACCATGGAGTTAAAGTATTTGAATCTGCTGCTGGAGGACTTGGAGGTTGTCCTTTTGCTCCAGGAGCATCGGGAAACTGTGCAACAGAGGATTTAGCCAATATGCTTATGGGAATGGGAGTAGATATTAATTTAAATATAGAAGAATTAAACAAGGCAGTAGATTTAATTAAACAAAAAGTAAACTCTCCTATAGTTAGTCATATGAATAGCCTATGTAAAAAATAA
- a CDS encoding glycosyl hydrolase family 18 protein, with translation MKRIISYIIIFSILVTSNLLVYGNTSIVMLKDIENHWINDYKEVLYTLQHLGIITGYPEDNSFRPEKQISRQEFVKALIVAAGYSIENKAIAQSFIDVNPNLWSYPYIEAAVGNGIIIPEDYIENFEPSRPITRQEMAIMVVRALEILDSEQIEFDDFEFKDKSEIPAWAASFINIAWSKGIITGSKVNEGYIFKPNDTATRAEAAIILHRFLHNKKDLKKLGFYAVKSFEQIKELEIEDTFNDIAFGWGSLEALKNGDIIFSMADSKSDYKRPSGFEEPLHLVEKAGVNRILMITEARTSLIYPFLENKTFWQAAITEIVESLRYHNFTGVLIDFENIRNREQGYRQLYLEFLIELNKELKSNNYSLSVAVQPNNVVGYYDGYDYSGISEVADEIILMAYDYYDRNNTTTPTDHAPIYKVKEALENLITEGVNPEKIILGLQVAGATQWIFRKSNSTIYPSDQIHTPAMSSVYNRLNSSDIKGKVNFNPNTMTPSFEYNVIDNAESKDIIIKYENRESIESKILLAKYYGIKGISVWRIGEIQRDILELLVDK, from the coding sequence ATGAAACGAATTATATCTTACATAATAATATTTTCCATTTTAGTTACTTCTAATTTACTTGTTTATGGAAATACTTCTATAGTTATGCTTAAAGATATAGAAAATCATTGGATTAATGATTATAAAGAAGTATTATATACTTTGCAACATCTAGGTATTATAACAGGATATCCTGAGGATAATAGCTTCAGACCTGAAAAGCAAATTAGTAGACAGGAATTTGTAAAGGCCTTAATTGTGGCAGCTGGATATTCTATAGAAAATAAAGCTATTGCCCAAAGCTTTATAGATGTTAATCCTAATTTATGGTCATATCCGTATATAGAAGCCGCTGTAGGAAATGGTATTATTATTCCTGAGGATTACATAGAAAACTTTGAGCCGTCTAGACCAATTACTAGGCAAGAGATGGCAATTATGGTAGTAAGGGCATTAGAGATTTTAGATAGTGAACAAATAGAATTTGATGACTTTGAGTTTAAAGATAAGTCGGAAATTCCTGCCTGGGCAGCTTCTTTTATTAATATAGCATGGAGTAAAGGAATTATTACGGGGTCAAAGGTAAATGAAGGTTATATATTTAAACCTAATGATACGGCTACAAGGGCGGAAGCAGCTATAATATTACATAGATTTTTGCATAATAAGAAAGACTTGAAAAAACTAGGGTTCTATGCAGTTAAATCTTTTGAGCAGATTAAAGAGCTTGAAATCGAAGACACATTTAATGATATAGCTTTTGGCTGGGGTTCTCTAGAGGCATTAAAAAATGGAGATATAATATTTAGTATGGCTGATAGTAAAAGTGATTATAAAAGGCCTTCAGGTTTTGAAGAACCATTACACTTAGTTGAAAAAGCAGGTGTGAATAGAATATTAATGATAACAGAAGCTAGAACTTCTCTAATATATCCTTTTTTAGAAAATAAAACTTTCTGGCAGGCTGCTATTACAGAAATAGTAGAGAGTTTAAGATATCATAACTTTACAGGCGTTCTAATAGACTTTGAAAATATACGTAATAGAGAACAAGGATATAGACAACTATACTTAGAGTTTTTAATTGAATTAAATAAAGAACTTAAATCTAACAATTATAGTTTGTCCGTTGCAGTACAGCCAAATAATGTTGTGGGATATTATGATGGTTATGATTATAGTGGAATTTCTGAAGTGGCTGATGAAATAATACTAATGGCTTATGATTATTATGATAGAAATAATACAACAACACCAACTGATCATGCACCTATTTATAAGGTGAAGGAGGCATTGGAAAATTTAATTACTGAAGGTGTTAATCCAGAAAAGATTATTTTAGGTTTACAAGTAGCAGGAGCTACACAATGGATATTTAGGAAAAGTAATAGTACTATTTATCCATCGGATCAAATACATACACCTGCTATGTCAAGTGTTTACAATAGGTTGAATAGTAGTGATATTAAGGGTAAGGTAAATTTTAACCCTAACACTATGACACCATCCTTTGAATATAATGTAATTGATAATGCTGAAAGTAAAGATATAATCATTAAGTATGAAAATAGAGAAAGTATAGAAAGTAAAATTTTGTTGGCTAAATACTATGGCATTAAGGGAATATCAGTTTGGAGGATTGGAGAAATACAAAGAGATATTTTAGAGCTGTTAGTAGATAAATAG
- a CDS encoding phosphoglycerate dehydrogenase, which produces MKALFTYNYGNEKMDLIRNLGYEVILKDEKNIEYSDDIEDIEVFVCYNPFSTLDITKMKNLKWIQLSSIGVDQVPAETILKNNIILTNNKGGYSIPMGEWVVLKTLEIYKKSVDLYSQQRAKKWKMNTKLLELCGKNIAFIGTGSIAVESAKRFQGFEANVIGINTKGTETNYFNKCYSIDELDKVLAISDVVILTIPYTEDTHHLINRDKLNKMKKDAVLINVSRGSIINEKDLIDHLREGNLLGAALDVFEEEPLPAENPLWNMENVIVTPHNSWMSEMRDERRFKTIFENMERYIKEEELINLVNLKRGY; this is translated from the coding sequence ATGAAAGCTTTGTTTACATATAATTATGGAAACGAAAAAATGGATCTTATTAGAAATTTAGGCTATGAAGTTATATTAAAGGATGAAAAAAACATTGAGTATAGTGATGATATAGAGGATATAGAAGTTTTTGTTTGCTATAATCCTTTTTCTACGCTAGATATTACTAAAATGAAAAACCTTAAATGGATTCAGCTCTCTAGCATAGGGGTTGATCAGGTTCCGGCCGAGACTATATTAAAAAACAATATTATTTTAACTAATAATAAAGGTGGATATAGCATTCCAATGGGAGAATGGGTTGTGCTTAAAACCTTGGAAATATATAAAAAGAGTGTAGATCTTTATAGTCAACAAAGAGCCAAAAAGTGGAAGATGAATACTAAGCTTTTAGAGCTTTGTGGAAAAAATATAGCTTTTATTGGTACTGGAAGTATTGCTGTAGAATCTGCCAAAAGATTTCAGGGTTTTGAAGCGAATGTAATTGGAATAAATACAAAGGGGACAGAAACTAATTACTTTAACAAATGTTACTCTATAGATGAATTAGATAAAGTTTTGGCTATTAGCGATGTAGTTATTTTAACTATACCTTATACCGAGGATACGCATCATTTAATCAATCGGGATAAATTGAATAAGATGAAGAAAGATGCCGTGCTTATTAATGTTTCTAGAGGAAGTATTATAAATGAAAAGGATTTGATAGACCACCTAAGGGAAGGCAACCTGCTAGGAGCTGCTTTGGATGTATTTGAGGAAGAACCTTTGCCAGCAGAAAATCCTCTGTGGAATATGGAAAATGTAATTGTTACTCCACATAACTCTTGGATGTCTGAAATGAGAGATGAAAGAAGGTTTAAAACTATATTTGAAAATATGGAAAGGTATATAAAAGAAGAAGAACTTATTAATTTAGTTAATTTAAAAAGAGGATATTAG
- a CDS encoding TetR/AcrR family transcriptional regulator — protein MARNKYPEETVNRILEVSLKLFIEKGYEHTSIQDIINDLGGLTKGAIYHHFKSKEEIFLAVAEDIHKETETRMTAIRDDEKLNGLQKLQKMFCSSLESSTQDKMFSVAPNLLKNPQFLALQLQSSIEEAAPFYIQPVLEQGIADGSIQTEYPKELAEVLILLANVWLNPMIFAVSPKEMLSKCRFFQKILLGLGLDLVNEQMLERFDKYTKIYEEKNHK, from the coding sequence GTGGCAAGAAATAAATATCCAGAAGAAACTGTAAACAGGATTTTGGAGGTATCTCTTAAACTGTTTATAGAAAAAGGCTATGAGCATACCTCTATTCAGGATATTATCAATGATTTAGGTGGACTGACAAAGGGTGCTATCTATCACCATTTTAAGTCTAAGGAAGAGATTTTTTTAGCTGTGGCCGAAGATATTCACAAGGAAACAGAGACACGCATGACTGCTATTCGTGATGATGAAAAGCTGAATGGCTTACAGAAATTACAGAAAATGTTCTGTTCTTCTCTGGAAAGTTCAACACAAGATAAAATGTTTTCTGTTGCACCAAATCTGCTAAAAAATCCACAATTTCTGGCACTTCAATTGCAAAGCTCCATTGAGGAGGCGGCGCCGTTTTACATTCAGCCAGTTCTTGAACAGGGTATTGCAGACGGATCCATCCAAACAGAATATCCCAAAGAGCTTGCAGAGGTTTTGATACTGCTTGCAAATGTATGGTTAAACCCTATGATTTTTGCAGTTTCTCCAAAGGAGATGCTGAGCAAGTGCCGATTTTTTCAAAAAATCCTGTTGGGATTGGGGCTTGATTTAGTTAATGAACAAATGCTGGAACGCTTTGACAAATATACCAAGATATACGAAGAGAAAAATCACAAGTAA
- a CDS encoding MFS transporter, with translation MKKTALFKKDFALVVIGQIISLFGNSILRFALPLYLLRQTGSAALFGVVTACSFLPMIVLSLLGGVLADRVNKRNIMVVLDFFTAVLIFVFSVVLEMLPLVPLFILILMMLYGIQGAYQPAVQASIPLLVPMEQLMSANAVINQVNALANLLGPIIGGILFSTWGLSPILLISCICFMLSAVMEIFIRIPHQKKPIETGVLTIVREDLTDSLRFIRTEKPVLFRVMGLLVLFNLFLSAMLIIGLPVLITKTLGMSDRLFGYSQGALAAGGLAGGILAGLLGNKLDVKKSHLLLLMCACGVLPMGLTLLFQSPPFISYLIISVMSFFLMTASTMFSVQILSFVQAQTPPQLVGKVISCLLALSMCAQPIGQALYGILFQQFNAIPWIVVLGAALISCMIAIYSKSTFGTLSE, from the coding sequence ATGAAGAAAACAGCTTTATTTAAAAAAGATTTCGCCTTAGTAGTCATTGGCCAAATCATATCCCTGTTCGGCAATTCTATTTTGCGGTTTGCCCTGCCCCTTTATTTATTAAGGCAAACAGGATCTGCCGCTTTGTTCGGCGTGGTGACGGCCTGTTCCTTTCTGCCGATGATCGTCCTATCCCTTTTGGGCGGCGTGCTAGCAGATCGTGTTAACAAGCGAAACATTATGGTTGTTCTGGATTTTTTTACAGCCGTCTTAATTTTTGTGTTTAGTGTTGTACTTGAAATGCTTCCGCTAGTACCACTTTTTATCCTAATACTTATGATGCTTTATGGCATACAGGGAGCATATCAGCCGGCAGTACAAGCGAGCATTCCGCTGCTCGTTCCGATGGAACAGCTGATGTCAGCCAATGCCGTGATCAATCAGGTGAATGCACTGGCAAATCTGTTAGGTCCCATTATTGGTGGTATTCTGTTTAGTACATGGGGACTTTCGCCTATTTTGCTCATAAGTTGTATTTGCTTTATGCTGTCTGCCGTAATGGAAATTTTTATCCGCATTCCTCACCAAAAAAAACCCATCGAGACGGGTGTACTCACTATTGTACGTGAGGATTTAACCGATAGCCTGCGGTTTATTAGGACAGAAAAACCAGTGCTTTTTCGTGTAATGGGTTTACTGGTCTTATTCAACCTTTTTTTAAGTGCCATGCTGATCATTGGTCTGCCGGTATTGATAACGAAAACATTGGGAATGAGTGATCGTTTGTTTGGATACTCCCAAGGTGCACTTGCAGCAGGCGGACTTGCAGGGGGAATTTTAGCAGGACTTTTGGGAAATAAGCTGGATGTGAAAAAATCACATTTACTCTTGCTTATGTGTGCTTGTGGCGTGCTGCCTATGGGACTGACATTGTTATTCCAAAGTCCGCCCTTTATCAGCTATCTGATTATCTCTGTTATGAGCTTTTTTCTGATGACAGCATCCACTATGTTCAGCGTACAAATACTTTCATTTGTGCAGGCACAGACGCCGCCACAGCTTGTTGGCAAGGTGATTTCCTGTTTGTTGGCACTTTCCATGTGTGCCCAACCTATTGGTCAGGCACTATATGGCATTCTGTTTCAACAGTTTAACGCCATACCATGGATTGTAGTTTTAGGTGCCGCTTTGATTTCTTGCATGATTGCCATATATTCCAAAAGCACTTTTGGAACACTGAGCGAATAA
- a CDS encoding SelT/SelW/SelH family (seleno)protein: MENKKISIEYCTGUGYVPKAMELAEHLLRTYKNEIESLTLIPSSGGVFEVISDDKLIFSKKEMKRFPEIDDIDKNL; encoded by the coding sequence ATGGAAAATAAAAAAATTAGTATTGAATACTGTACTGGCTGAGGCTATGTACCAAAAGCCATGGAATTGGCTGAACATCTTTTAAGAACATATAAAAATGAAATAGAATCACTTACTCTTATTCCTTCATCTGGTGGGGTTTTTGAAGTTATATCTGATGATAAATTAATTTTCTCTAAAAAGGAAATGAAACGCTTTCCTGAAATTGATGACATAGATAAGAATCTCTAA
- a CDS encoding SLC13 family permease, which translates to MGLISLILLFVVIVIGFLRKTNVGILAIAASLIVGRLAGIADKEIISGFSSSLFIMLAGVTYLFSIVNVNGTLELLAKKIVSVVGKRTWLIPIVVFVVGFIIPAVGPGAVPALAIMPAFSVPLALVIGVEPIMLGLIGVIGLFGGRMTAITPEGILIADLASKQGITGVIKPLLLNATFTSIILSVIIYVYYKGYKPKNQNILKASELPKFNKDQVITIIGVLAMLFIVLILKINVGLASFLIGSILMVLNVADEAQSIKNIPWSVILLITGVGLFMEIVVKLGGINILATALSSIMGPRTAGPIMGITGGMMSWFSSALGVVYPTLIPTVGTIIETVGGSITATELISTIGIAASVAGLSPASSGGALILAAIVANTECSKEEQNKIFVELFIWSIFSLALVAFIGLLGGYRIIK; encoded by the coding sequence ATGGGCTTAATATCATTGATTTTACTATTTGTAGTAATTGTTATTGGATTTTTAAGAAAAACAAATGTAGGTATACTGGCTATAGCAGCATCACTAATAGTTGGTAGGCTAGCTGGAATTGCAGACAAAGAAATTATATCAGGTTTTAGTTCTTCACTTTTTATTATGTTAGCTGGTGTAACATATTTATTTAGTATAGTTAATGTTAATGGTACCTTAGAATTATTAGCTAAGAAAATTGTATCCGTAGTTGGAAAAAGAACATGGTTGATACCAATAGTAGTATTTGTTGTTGGATTTATTATTCCAGCGGTGGGACCTGGTGCTGTACCGGCACTTGCTATCATGCCTGCGTTTTCAGTACCTTTAGCGCTTGTAATAGGCGTCGAACCTATTATGTTAGGATTAATAGGGGTAATTGGCCTCTTTGGTGGTAGAATGACGGCCATTACACCTGAAGGTATTCTTATTGCCGACTTAGCATCAAAACAGGGAATTACAGGTGTGATTAAGCCATTATTATTAAATGCTACATTTACTTCTATTATACTTTCAGTGATTATTTATGTTTACTATAAAGGATATAAACCTAAAAATCAAAATATTTTAAAAGCAAGCGAATTACCTAAGTTCAACAAGGATCAAGTCATTACAATTATAGGTGTTTTAGCAATGCTGTTTATAGTACTAATATTAAAAATAAATGTTGGACTTGCTTCTTTCTTGATAGGATCAATTCTTATGGTTCTAAATGTTGCTGATGAAGCCCAGTCTATTAAAAATATACCTTGGAGTGTTATATTACTTATCACTGGTGTTGGATTATTTATGGAAATTGTTGTGAAATTAGGTGGTATTAATATATTAGCAACTGCACTATCATCAATTATGGGACCGCGTACAGCAGGGCCTATTATGGGTATCACAGGGGGAATGATGTCTTGGTTTAGTTCTGCTCTAGGTGTAGTTTATCCAACATTGATTCCTACAGTAGGTACAATTATTGAAACAGTTGGTGGTTCTATTACTGCAACGGAGTTAATTTCAACTATAGGTATTGCGGCTTCAGTTGCAGGGTTAAGTCCAGCTTCCAGTGGCGGTGCATTAATATTGGCAGCAATTGTTGCTAATACTGAATGCAGCAAAGAAGAGCAAAATAAAATATTTGTTGAATTATTTATTTGGTCAATATTTTCACTAGCTCTTGTTGCTTTTATTGGACTGTTGGGAGGATATAGAATTATTAAGTAA
- a CDS encoding universal stress protein — MNNENNIMVCVTKQKTCEKLIQSGVKIKEQIGGDLFVVHVAPTGWNFLGNSQEGEALDYLFEISKAVGADMTVLRSSEVVKTIVDFCEKNSITIIVLGESPEVSEDNNIISKLTKKLGQNIEIKVVSTY, encoded by the coding sequence ATGAACAATGAAAACAATATAATGGTATGTGTAACAAAACAAAAAACCTGTGAAAAGTTAATTCAGTCTGGGGTTAAAATTAAGGAACAAATAGGTGGAGATCTTTTTGTTGTCCATGTTGCACCTACAGGGTGGAACTTTTTAGGTAACTCTCAGGAAGGAGAAGCCTTGGATTACTTATTTGAAATTTCAAAGGCAGTAGGAGCAGATATGACAGTATTGAGGTCATCAGAGGTTGTTAAGACCATTGTTGACTTCTGTGAAAAAAACAGCATTACCATTATTGTATTGGGTGAATCTCCAGAGGTTTCAGAGGACAATAATATTATTTCTAAGTTAACTAAAAAGCTAGGGCAAAATATTGAAATAAAAGTAGTTTCGACTTATTAA
- a CDS encoding LysM peptidoglycan-binding domain-containing protein, giving the protein MSYNYRNSYTLSNMMGEPMPEPPSGTNGRIYIVRPGDTMYRIAVRYNTGLQILVDSNPQISDPSCIMIGQRICIPCTDTPQPHIYQDSPAYS; this is encoded by the coding sequence ATGTCATATAATTATAGGAATTCTTATACCTTATCTAATATGATGGGCGAGCCTATGCCGGAGCCCCCTAGTGGTACCAATGGAAGAATATACATAGTTCGTCCAGGAGATACTATGTACAGGATTGCAGTGCGATATAATACAGGACTTCAAATACTAGTAGATTCAAACCCACAAATTAGTGATCCAAGTTGTATAATGATTGGGCAACGAATATGCATTCCATGTACAGATACACCACAACCACATATTTATCAAGATTCTCCAGCATACTCTTAG
- a CDS encoding ABC transporter ATP-binding protein: MNKLLAVHTNCLTKVFSGEEVLKRCSISVNQGEIYGILGANGAGKTTLLKLIAGLLEPTEGNAEVIGMDSHSQKAQLLRQIGIFIETPYFYEHLSASENLSIHLEYMGTSGDIQDALKQVGLSSTGTKPVAQFSLGMRQRLGIARALIHRPQVLLLDEPINGLDPIAIREMRELFGQLKAEGMTLLISSHILSEIEQTADRVGILAYGQLILEESMSALKQQHPNDLENYLIGVMNGGILC; encoded by the coding sequence ATGAACAAGTTACTGGCAGTACATACAAACTGCCTTACAAAAGTATTTTCTGGTGAAGAAGTATTGAAAAGATGCAGTATTTCTGTGAATCAGGGTGAAATCTATGGCATTCTTGGAGCAAACGGGGCAGGTAAAACCACTCTGCTTAAGCTGATTGCAGGGCTTTTAGAGCCCACTGAAGGCAACGCAGAGGTTATAGGTATGGATAGTCACAGCCAAAAAGCACAGCTGCTAAGGCAAATCGGTATTTTTATCGAAACACCTTACTTCTATGAGCATCTTTCAGCATCTGAAAATCTGTCTATCCATTTAGAATATATGGGCACTTCGGGGGATATTCAAGACGCACTAAAACAGGTTGGGCTAAGCAGCACTGGTACTAAACCAGTGGCACAGTTTTCGCTTGGTATGCGTCAGCGACTAGGGATTGCCCGTGCCTTGATACATCGACCACAGGTATTGCTTTTGGATGAACCTATCAATGGACTTGATCCAATTGCTATTCGTGAAATGCGTGAGCTGTTTGGGCAGTTAAAGGCTGAGGGTATGACGCTGCTCATATCCAGTCATATTCTAAGTGAGATAGAGCAAACCGCAGACCGTGTAGGAATTTTAGCATATGGACAACTGATTTTAGAGGAAAGCATGTCTGCTTTGAAACAGCAGCATCCCAATGATTTAGAAAACTATCTTATTGGAGTTATGAATGGAGGGATTTTATGTTGA